From one Bacteroides fragilis NCTC 9343 genomic stretch:
- a CDS encoding head GIN domain-containing protein — protein sequence MKTIFRMLSVLLLTTGLLSSCIQIGEGIQPSKKLITRDYKVKEFNKIDAGTVGNIYYTQSTDGKTDLQIYGPDNIVALIQVAVKDNTLFLSIDKSKKVRNFKKMKITITSPTLNGISFKGVGDVHIENGLTTDNLDIESKGVGNVDIQSLTCQKLNVQSMGVGDVKLEGTAQIAALHSKGVGNIEAGNLRANAVEASSQGVGDITCNATESIDAAVRGVGSIKYKGSPTIKSLSKKGVGTIKNI from the coding sequence ATGAAAACAATTTTCAGAATGTTATCGGTATTACTGCTAACTACAGGTTTATTGAGTAGCTGTATACAAATAGGTGAAGGTATCCAACCCAGCAAGAAGCTCATCACAAGAGACTATAAAGTGAAGGAGTTCAATAAGATTGATGCGGGGACTGTGGGCAACATCTATTATACACAATCCACAGACGGAAAAACGGATCTGCAAATCTACGGACCGGATAACATCGTAGCACTGATACAAGTAGCCGTAAAGGACAATACACTATTTTTGAGTATCGATAAATCGAAAAAGGTACGCAACTTCAAAAAGATGAAAATAACCATTACATCTCCCACCTTAAATGGTATCTCCTTTAAAGGAGTGGGCGATGTACATATCGAAAATGGATTAACTACGGATAATCTTGATATAGAAAGTAAAGGGGTAGGTAATGTGGACATTCAATCGCTGACTTGCCAAAAATTGAACGTTCAGTCGATGGGTGTAGGTGATGTAAAGCTTGAAGGCACAGCTCAGATAGCTGCTCTTCATTCCAAAGGAGTGGGCAACATAGAAGCGGGAAATCTACGAGCCAACGCAGTGGAAGCCAGTTCACAAGGCGTAGGAGATATAACCTGTAATGCAACAGAGTCCATTGATGCAGCCGTACGAGGAGTGGGAAGTATTAAATATAAAGGTAGCCCTACTATAAAATCACTCAGTAAAAAAGGAGTGGGAACTATCAAGAATATCTAA